From the genome of Sphingobacterium kitahiroshimense, one region includes:
- a CDS encoding COX15/CtaA family protein, translating into MFPAAEKRFIRSNFITIVVLFLVIVAGGVVRSTGSGMGCPDWPKCFNRIIPPTDVSQLPVGYEEHYITGRAKKNERFAKMIEFFGYRDLATKIRHDKSILAHEEFNVAKTWTEYANRLVGVVAGFCLLFTAIYSFTYIKSKRSIFIWSVVNVFVVVVQAWLGSIVVSTNLTPWVITVHMLLALVIVAISIYTYFKATTLRDKSILINRDSSGLKVLAIVSLVLMLVQVVFGTEVREIVDMLTASGMPREDFIQNIGQHFEIHRWLAYSSLILVIVLFFLVRTKFSSSTVQARFGTLLFILVGIQMLSGIILARFAVPAFAQTTHLVIGSLLFGCQYYLMLLLGKSQR; encoded by the coding sequence ATGTTTCCAGCAGCTGAAAAGCGTTTTATTCGATCCAATTTCATTACAATAGTTGTTTTGTTTTTAGTGATTGTAGCTGGAGGTGTTGTACGTAGTACGGGGTCTGGAATGGGATGTCCCGATTGGCCTAAATGCTTTAATCGGATTATTCCCCCTACGGATGTATCACAGTTGCCGGTTGGTTATGAAGAACATTATATAACAGGTAGAGCTAAGAAAAATGAGCGATTTGCCAAGATGATTGAATTCTTTGGCTATCGTGATTTGGCAACTAAAATTCGTCATGACAAAAGTATTCTTGCACATGAAGAGTTTAATGTAGCAAAAACATGGACAGAATATGCCAATCGTTTAGTTGGTGTTGTAGCTGGTTTTTGTTTACTGTTTACAGCCATCTATTCTTTTACCTATATTAAATCTAAACGATCAATTTTTATTTGGTCGGTGGTTAATGTTTTTGTTGTTGTCGTTCAAGCTTGGTTGGGTTCGATAGTTGTTTCAACTAATTTAACTCCTTGGGTGATTACAGTACACATGCTTCTTGCATTGGTTATTGTAGCAATCTCCATCTATACCTACTTTAAAGCAACAACATTACGGGATAAGTCCATCCTGATTAACCGAGATTCCAGTGGATTAAAAGTACTTGCTATCGTCTCTTTAGTGTTGATGTTAGTGCAGGTTGTCTTCGGAACAGAAGTACGGGAAATTGTTGATATGTTGACAGCTTCCGGTATGCCTAGAGAAGATTTTATACAAAATATTGGCCAACATTTTGAAATACATCGTTGGCTAGCATATAGTTCTTTGATTTTAGTAATTGTATTGTTCTTTTTAGTGCGTACAAAGTTTAGTAGTAGTACAGTTCAAGCAAGATTTGGTACGCTACTCTTTATTTTAGTAGGTATTCAGATGTTATCGGGTATTATCCTGGCAAGATTTGCTGTTCCTGCATTCGCACAGACAACTCATTTGGTCATTGGCAGTCTTTTATTTGGATGTCAATATTATTTGATGTTGTTGTTAGGAAAATCGCAACGTTAA
- the cyoE gene encoding heme o synthase produces MKEFISDFKKLVKLRLTLTVVFSASISFLIGAKQLGGDILWINWLLLTLGGFLVTGAANGFNEIIEKDLDKLMTRTADRPLPSGRMTTGQALILSLFMGILGTLVLVRLNFVAGLLSVFSILLYAFVYTPLKRKSPIAVFVGAFPGALPPLIGYFAAFSQDDLAIYSQTNESAIIMIPFILFGIQFLWQFPHFWSLAWVIDDDYKQAGFRLLPTTKRDKISAFMVFLSALIMIPAAFLPMYYGFGGWIFTAVSAIGGVFFAYYGFQLFKNQDIASARKVMFTSFFYLPITQLVLLFDFIPLK; encoded by the coding sequence ATGAAAGAATTTATTTCTGATTTCAAGAAATTAGTTAAGTTAAGACTGACATTAACGGTTGTTTTTTCGGCATCCATCTCTTTTTTGATCGGAGCAAAGCAACTTGGAGGGGATATTTTGTGGATCAATTGGTTGCTATTGACATTAGGAGGCTTCCTAGTGACAGGTGCAGCGAATGGTTTCAATGAGATTATCGAAAAAGATCTAGACAAGTTAATGACCCGTACTGCTGACCGTCCGCTTCCTTCAGGAAGAATGACAACTGGTCAGGCCTTGATTCTAAGTTTATTTATGGGAATCTTGGGAACTTTGGTTTTGGTACGTTTGAATTTTGTTGCGGGATTATTATCGGTGTTTTCCATATTGTTATATGCATTTGTGTATACGCCATTAAAAAGAAAATCACCGATTGCTGTATTTGTAGGTGCCTTTCCTGGTGCATTGCCACCATTGATTGGTTATTTTGCTGCATTTAGTCAAGATGACTTAGCGATCTACAGTCAAACGAATGAAAGTGCAATCATTATGATTCCATTTATTTTGTTTGGAATTCAGTTTTTGTGGCAATTCCCACATTTCTGGTCTCTAGCATGGGTGATTGATGACGATTATAAACAGGCGGGTTTTAGGTTATTGCCAACAACCAAGCGTGATAAGATTTCTGCTTTTATGGTCTTTCTTTCGGCATTGATCATGATACCAGCAGCATTTCTTCCCATGTATTATGGTTTCGGAGGCTGGATCTTTACAGCTGTTTCTGCGATAGGGGGTGTGTTCTTTGCTTATTATGGCTTTCAGCTTTTTAAGAATCAGGATATTGCTTCGGCTAGAAAAGTGATGTTTACTTCATTTTTTTATCTTCCTATTACGCAATTAGTGTTATTATTTGACTTTATACCTTTGAAATAA